TTTAGCCGCTAAGATTAAAGCCACCCCGACAAACGGTTCGTGACCGTTAAAGACGATGTTGATGTAATCCGCATCAAAGATGCCCAGGTCCACATCCATTTCATGGGGCATACCGGTACCAAATAAAATATCCTGCACCAGCTCAAGGCCTATCTGGGCACCGTAAATACAGGAAAGTCCGAGCCTTAGTCCTTTAGTTGCTAAGGATACATAATCCCCGTCGACGTTGGTAAGGCAGCTGGCGGCGGCATCTTTTAGCTCGTGCAGGGGACCGGCCGGATAAATCCCAAGCTTACGCCAGACTTCTTTTCGTTTTAAAGGAGCGTAGACCTCAATCATTTTCCCCGGTTCGTCATAGTCCCGGTATAACTCCCAGATTAAAAAGTCGGAAAGACGTACTGCCACATCTTCCGGTTTGCCTTCGGTGTTTAGCTCTAAATCCTTGGCCATCTGGTAAAGTTTATCTTTATCGGTAATGGTAAAGGGGGTGTTACCGAGAGCGGTCATTTTTAAAGTTTTATAAGCTTCATAGGCATGGTAAGTATAGGTTGAAGTACCCATTACGTTTCTTAATAGCATGTAGCGCATTGCCATGCCATCGGCGTTAATTCCGCAGACCCCCAGGGTTGCTCCAACCTTTTCGTTTATCCGGCAAGGACCGTTACTGCAGAGCTGACAGGAAACCCCGAGCTCGCAGTAATTGCAGCGGATCTTTTCCTGGGGGTCAAAACGGTCAAAACAGTTGGAAAGCTGGTCTTCGGCTAATCGCTGATATAGCTCGTTAACCGATGGGTGAATGGACGTTTTTGTAGCCATTTTACCTACCTCCTCCAAAAAATTTTCTTTTTTAGTTTGGTATTTAAAAGAAAAAAATATACATAAGGTTGCCAAAATAGCTTGGGAGTGTTATAATTTTTGCGGCAAACTGTACTACCCTGCTCTATCCAGCGAGATAGGGCCATAGTCCAGAGGGAGGAGGTGTAAGTAATGCTGCGCCAGTACGAAGTAATGTACATTTTGCATCCGGAGCTTGATGCGGAAAAAACCGAAAGCATTATTGAGAGATTTAAAGGGATGATTGAACAGGAAGGCGGCGAAGTAACCAAAATCGACCGCTGGGGCAAACGGCGTTTTGCCTATGAAATTAAAAAGCTCCGGGAAGGCTATTATGTGGTAATGAACTTTAAAGCCAAAGCGGAAACTGCACAAGAGCTTGACCGGCTTTTAAGAATTTCCGATGATGTTGTGCGGCATATTGTTATTCGGGAAGACAAGTAACCTTTTGGGGTGAATTTTATGTTTAATAAAGTTATTTTAATAGGGAGGCTGACCCGGGACCCGGAGCTTAGACATACACCCCAGGGAACGCCGGTAGCATCGATAACGGTGGCGGTGGACCGCCCCTTCACTACTAAAGAGGGTCAGCGGGAAACCGATTTTATTGATGTAGTAGTCTGGCAGAAACTTGCCGAAACTGTCGCCCGGGTTTTATCTAAAGGGCGGCTCATTATGGTGGAAGGTAGGCTTCAAATTCGAAGCTATACCGATAAAGAAGGGCAAAAACGCAGGGTTTATGAAGTAGTGGGAGAAAACGTCCGGTTTTTGGATAAACCTAAGACTGCCGGGGTAGCCCCAGCTACTGCCGGTGAATTCCCAGCGGTAGATTTTGACCCGGCGGATTTTGGAACCGAAATTGAAATTAGTGATGAAGATATCCCATTTTAAAGTAAGGGAGGTAGGGCTGTGAAAAAAGAAAAAGGTGGCCGCCGCAAAAAGCGGGTTTGTGCTTTTTGCATGGACAAGATAACGGATATAGATTATAAAGACGTAAATCGTCTTAAAAAATACATTACCGAGCGGGGGAAAATCCTTCCCCGGAGGATTTCCGGGAACTGTGCCCGGCACCAGAGACGCCTTACAACTGCTATTAAACGGGCGAGAATTATGGCGTTACTGCCTTTCACTGTAGAATAAACGACTAAAAAAAGGAGCTTTTTAGCTCCTTTTTTTAGTTTTATTGCAAGTTCCAGCGATTTACTCTATAATTATTTGCAACTTACGATTATAATTAAAGTTGAATTAATATAAACGAGGTGATCTTTTGAACAGCACTCGACAGTTGGTGGAAGGAGCTTTTTTAGCGGCTATTACCGCGGTATTGGTTATTTTAAGCGTTTACTTTCCGCCCTTAGCGGTAGTAATAGATTTTATTACCCCTGTGCCTATTGCTGTTTTGGTAGTAAGGCACTCAACCAAAGTTGGTATTTTAGCGGTGGGAGTGGCCGCAATCCTTCCCCTTCTAACCATGGCCGATCCGCTTTCGGTTTTAACGGTTCTTTTTAAAACAGGACCTCTGGGGCTTGTTTACGGTTACTTTATTAAAAGAAACCTAAAGCCAACCCTTACAGTAACTGCCGGCATGGTTGCTGGAACGATTGGAACGGTTCTGACCTGGGGAGTAACGTTTTTCT
The genomic region above belongs to Carboxydothermus pertinax and contains:
- the rpsF gene encoding 30S ribosomal protein S6: MLRQYEVMYILHPELDAEKTESIIERFKGMIEQEGGEVTKIDRWGKRRFAYEIKKLREGYYVVMNFKAKAETAQELDRLLRISDDVVRHIVIREDK
- a CDS encoding single-stranded DNA-binding protein translates to MFNKVILIGRLTRDPELRHTPQGTPVASITVAVDRPFTTKEGQRETDFIDVVVWQKLAETVARVLSKGRLIMVEGRLQIRSYTDKEGQKRRVYEVVGENVRFLDKPKTAGVAPATAGEFPAVDFDPADFGTEIEISDEDIPF
- the rpsR gene encoding 30S ribosomal protein S18 produces the protein MKKEKGGRRKKRVCAFCMDKITDIDYKDVNRLKKYITERGKILPRRISGNCARHQRRLTTAIKRARIMALLPFTVE